One genomic region from Apodemus sylvaticus chromosome 1, mApoSyl1.1, whole genome shotgun sequence encodes:
- the LOC127682229 gene encoding mas-related G-protein coupled receptor member B2-like: MSGDFLSKNLSISDSKISYTVLNESNYTETSYCIIKIQAMIVLSIIISLVGMGLNAMVLWFLGIRIHRNAFSVYILNLAMADFLFLCSQFVVCLLIANYIFYSIFIEIPSFFLIASIFAYLSGLSILSAISIERCLSVIWPIWYRCKRSRRTSAITCFVLWAMSLLLALLEGKACGLLLNSSDLYWCETFDVITNVCSVILFVVLCGSSLTLLVRIFCGSQRIPVTRLYVTIALTVLVFLIFGLPFGIYELLYQWIGDFHYVKICDFFPEIQFLSCVNSFANPIIYFIVGSIRHRRFRRKTLKLLLQRAIQDNPEEEECGDNNSSEYPDELERVQSNS; the protein is encoded by the coding sequence ATGAGTGGAGATTTCCTAAGCAAGAATCTAAGCATCTCAGACTCGAAAATTAGCTATACAGTACTGAATGAAAGCAACTACACTGAGACTTCATATTGCATCATCAAGATCCAAGCCATGATTGTGCTTTCCATCATCATTTCCCTGGTGGGGATGGGACTCAATGCCATGGTGCTGTGGTTCCTGGGCATCCGTATACACAGGAATGCTTTCTCTGTCTACATCCTTAACCTGGCTATGGCTGACTTTCTCTTCCTGTGCTCACAGTTTGTAGTTTGCCTTCTTATTGCCAATTACATCTTCTACTCCATTTTCATTGAAATCCCTTCGTTTTTTTTAATTGCATCAATATTTGCTTATCTTTCTGGTCTGAGCATTCTCAGCGCCATTAGCATTGAGCGCTGCTTGTCTGTAATATGGCCCATCTGGTATCGGTGTAAACGTTCCAGACGCACATCAGCTATCACATGTTTTGTGCTTTGGGCTATGTCCCTGTTGTTGGCTCTCCTGGAAGGGAAAGCATGTGGCTTACTGCTTAATAGTTCTGACTTGTATTGGTGTGAAACTTTTGATGTCATCACTAATGTATGTTCAGTCATTTTATTTGTGGTTCTCTGTGGGTCCAGCCTAACTCTGCTTGTTAGGATCTTCTGTGGCTCACAGCGGATTCCTGTGACCAGGCTGTATGTGACCATTGCACTCACAGTTCTGGTCTTCCTGATCTTTGGTCTTCCCTTTGGGATCTATGAACTTCTCTATCAATGGATTGGTGATTTTCATTATGTtaaaatttgtgatttttttcctgagataCAATTCCTATCATGTGTTAACAGCTTTGCCAACCCCATCATTTACTTCATAGTTGGTTCCATTAGGCACCGAAGGTTCAGGAGGAAGACTCTTAAGCTTCTTCTACAGAGAGCCATTCAGGACAACCCTGAGGAGGAAGAATGTGGAGATAACAATTCTTCGGAATACCCTGATGAACTGGAAAGAGTTCAGAGCAACAGCTGA